A stretch of DNA from Methanoplanus endosymbiosus:
TTGATATTCTCTTTGCCAATCAGCATGAGATGAAGGGAATGGCTGAGAAGATCGGGATCTCAGAGGCTGATATTATAAAATCTGTTCCTGTTTCGGTTGTCACCATGTCTGGTGATGGCAGTGTTATTCACATGAAGGGCAGTAAGACGAGGATTCCATCCGTTCCTGTGACTCTTGCCGATCCTACCGGTGCCGGTGATGCCTACAGGGCAGGTTTTCTGACAGCACATCAGATTGGTTATGATCCTGTAACCTGCTGTAAGATTGGTACTGTTGCCGCTTCATTTAATGTGGAGTCGGTTGGCCCGCAGACAAATCTCCCTGACTGGGAGAGAATGAAACTGCGCTTTGAGAAGCATTTTGGAAAACTTGAGGCTGTTATATAATTCCGGAGCATTTATCCGGAATTATGGCCTTTATTAATCAGAATTTAATACTATATTATATAATCAGGGAGAGTGATTTGATCTGTCTGCTTCAGGTGATACAAAAATAGAGGGTCTGAGCAGATATCTGTTTATTGCGCCGTCATGGCCGCGTTCTCTTACAATTATTATAATCCTCGGAATTCTGACAGATGTTGCCAGTCTTTTTGGGAACAGTGAATTCAGGTTTTTTGGGACATTTGGTTTTACCCTGCCTGCAATAATGTCTTTTGTCTTTACAAAGCCGCTTGTTGAATATTTCGGGAAGAAGATTACCTGGAACAGGTCTGCACTGCTGGTTCTTGCCTGTTTTATATTCTCAATTATTATCAGTTTCTTTCCGGTTCTGCTGATATTTGAGGGGATAGTTCCGCTTTTATTTGCGGTCTCGCTTGGGTTTATATTCGGCATCAGGCTGATTGTTCTTGTAGCAATAGCAGATTTCCGGCTCAAGAAGATGTTTCCGGCAGCGGTAACCCAGAGTTTTTTCGGGACTTTTGTGGGTTATTTTTATTTCGGGCCTGATTTTTTACTGCTTTCTGTAACGACTCATATTCTCTTCGGGATATGTGTATTCCTCTTTCTGTGGCTCATTGAGCGGCCGCTTAAGAAAAATTTCAATATAAGTGCCCTGAATTTCATCAATGCGTTTATTGCGCACAATACGGACGGTTCAAAGGCTCTTGAGACATTTTTCCGGGAAATTGGCGAGGAGGTATATGTCCCTCAGGTCTCGCTCTTCTTTAAGCGGGAAGACAAGGAGGATGTAATCTTTACTGTGCCTAATCTGCATCCCGGACCTATGGGTGAGATTGGCGGTGGCAATCTTCCGCGTATTCTGCATGATTCTCTTCCCGGAGAGGCGTTTGTTGCCCACGGGTGTGCAACGCATGATTTCAATCTTGTCTCTGAGGATGAGGTTTCAAAGATTGCCGATGCCGTGAAGAAGTCTGCGCTTGATGTTGAATATTCTGAATATGCCGGAAAGTCGATGCGCTTTGAGTGCGGTACGGTTAAGACTCTTGTTCAGACCTTTGGTGACAGTGTTCTGGCTATCAGTACAAGGTCGCCGGGGATGACTGAGGATCTCGACTATCCTATTGGCCTTGCCATTATGGCTGAGGGCCATAAGAGGTTTAAGAATGTCGCCTTTGTTGATGCCCACAACTGTATGGTTGATGTTGTTACGTCAGTGCTGCCTGCTTCCTTTACTGCATATGAATATATCCGGGGTGCACTCTCCGCATTTGAGGGTTGTTATGACTGCGGGCAGGATGAATTTTCAATAGGTGTCTGCCGGATGGAGCTGCCCTTTACACGTGCGGACGGTTTTGGTGATCTTGGTATTCAGACTCTTGTTGTTGAGACTGCCGGTCAGAGGACTGCATATGTGCTGTTTGACGGTAATAATATTCATCAGGGTGTCAGGGAGAAGATCAGGGCTGAGGTTTTAAGATATGTTGATGAGTGTGAGTTAATGACGAGTGATTCACATGTGGTCAATACAATGAGCGGAAAGAATCCTGTCGGGCTTAGAGTTCCTCCTGAGGATATTATTCCGTATGTTATTGATTCGGTTAAGACTGCGGTTAAGGATCTCTCGCCTGCGACTGCCGCGGCCTCTACCGGGTGGTGTGAGGGTGTTGTGGTATTTGGCTCACAGAGGATTTCACAGCTTGCAAGTACTGTCAATGCAATGCTCACCTATGTCGCGCCCCTCGGTGTTGCAATACTTGGTGTTGCGCTTGTTTTTTCGGTGATTGCGTATCTGATTCTGCTGTGAGAATTATTATCATCTAATATTTTTTTGAAGAACTGGCCTTTTTTCCGGATTATTTTGGTATTTGTCAGTATATGTTTGTGTTTTGTGTGTTTTTTGCCGGAATTTTATACTGGCTTTTCTCTATGCGTGAGTCCTGGGAATTTTTGTTATGTTGTGGGTTTTATCCGGATTTTCGGGTACAATTGCATAAATGTTAATTTGATGGAGTTTCATTTTATATGGGCGAGGGTAGGTAAGCTTGGCCAAAACCGACGGACTTAAGATCCGTTCTCTCAGGAGTCCATGGGTTCGAATCCCATCCCTCGCATTTTTGTAGTCGGGTCTGAATCCGGCTGTTCTTTTTGTAATATTTAATCAATTTCTCTTTTTGGATAATGTTAATGCCATCTTTATTTTCCTTAGGTCCGGTATAAGGAATCATTTTGTTTATTTGTAAATGGTTCTGATGTAGTTTTAAAAATTATTTCCCCATAAATAATTATATGTCATATTAATCAAAACATAAGGTAGATATGAAATTTAATATAATTATTGAAATAGATGAAGAAGGAGGGTATATTGCAGAATGCCCTGATTTACCGGGTTGTATTACTGAAGGTGATACTCAGGATGAAGCTATCAGGAACTTGAATGAGGCTATCATTGGCTGCCTGAAATCAAGGCTGAAAAGTGCAATAAATAATATTAAATTTATCGAATCTGATGAAAAATTAAATATCTCGCTTGACATATCTGAAAATACAGGTAGCAGTTATGCCTAAACTGCCACGCGCATCCGGTGAAAAACATATACATGCACTGAAAAAAGATGGCTGGAAGATAAATCATATTGAGGGCAGTCGTTACATCCTCATAAAAGATGGCCTTAATGTTCATCTTTCAATACCTGTTCATTCCGGAAAAACAATGGGTCCGGGACTTCTTAAAAGGATAATTAATAAAGCAGGACTGACAACTGAAGAATACTGTAAGCTTTTCAATAATAAATAACAGGATTTCAGAATCTATTTTAAAATCCAGCCGGATGTACCAATTAAATTTATGTTTCATTTGTGTTTGCTTTCGTTTTTTTCCAGACATTGTTGGATGCTTTGAGGAAAGTCTCCTGTGCATGTCTTTAGAGGTTACTTTTTACCGAATTCGGAAGTTCTGTTATGAATTTGTATGGTCTGGTTTTGATTTTTGTATGTGGGTTTGCCGGTGGTATGCTGAATTGGTAATTGTGGATTAATATTCTGATCGTTTTGTGAAGTCTGAGAATGTGTCGTGTATCATTTAGTGCTGTAAAAATGAGTATTTTAAATTAATATGCGGGCTATACCAATTAATTAGTAATATTTTCAGGAGTTATTGTCAGAATATTTTGGACATTGATTGCTAAATATATGAGTTATTTCAAAGATAATTGCTGAAATCAGAAATAGCCTCATAAATGAGGGATGTTATATATTAATCAGGAAGAGTTTGATATAATTTGGTAGATTTGCCAAATTTAATTTAAATATATTGTGGTTTATTGGTGGAGTAATAATATGGATGTCGGAGTAATTGGTGCGGGGGCGATGGGCAGGAATCATGCCCGTGTGTATTCTGAACTTAAAAAGGTTGACAGCCTTTATATTTATGATACGGATGAGAAGGCTGCCGGAGAGGTTGCTTCTAAGAATGAGGGTATTGCCACATCATCGCTGGATGAACTCCTGGGAAAGGTTGATGCCGTAAGTCTCTGTGTTCCCACACCCTACCATTTTGACGTTGCAAAGGAGATATTCAGTGCTGACGTGGGCACTGATGTCTTAATCGAAAAACCGATATGCCATAACTCTGAGGCTGCAAGGGAGCTTATCAGTCTTATTCCGGGTCATGGTAATAGTGACGGTGATGATAGCATTTGTGGCAATTATTATCGCAACAGTGATAATGATGATTGCAGCATTAACGATACTGGTAATCTTAGAGGTCCGGTAGTCGGCGTGGGTCATATCGAGAGGTTTAACCCAATCATAAAAGAGATCAAAGAGATAATCAGGGACCCTCTTTATGTTGAAATCAAGAGGCATAATCCGGCTTCAGCAAGGGTTACGGGAAGTTCTGTGGTAGAGGACCTGATGATCCATGATATTGACATAGTCCTGCACTCACTCTTTGGCCAGCCTGACAGAATTGAGGCCTTCGGGACTTTTGATGTCTGTTCTCTGATGATGCAGTATGACAGTGGTCATAATCTGCAGAGTGCACAGGTTGGTGGTATGCAGAGTATGCAAGGTATCCGGGGAGGTATGCAAGGGGTGCATGAGCAGGATGATGCCTATACCTATCCTCTGCATAATACTCCGGTTTATCTTTCTGCAAGCCGGAAGTCTTCAAGGAAAATAAGGACAATCCACATTGAAGAAGAGGAATTCACGTTACAGGGTGATTTCATGACGCAGGAGCTGTACATCTACTGGAAGCCTGAGAATTACCAGATTGAGGCTGAGAGGTATTATCAGGAGAACATCATTGAGAAAGTTATGGTAGGAAAGATTGAGCCTTTAAAGACGGAGCTGAGTCTTTTCCTTGAGTGCTCAGAGAAGAGGAAGCCTTTCCCGGTAACGCCTGAGGAGGGCCTTGGTAATCTCTTGTTTGCCGAGAAGGTTAATCGTGTAATATCCTGAGTTCCGGAAAATAGAGTGTGTTTGTTTCATAAATTTAAAGGGAAAATATAATACTAATTTACTGGTGGATGATTGTCTGCTTAAATGCAATACTTTGATGAATGGATGGTTATTATCCTAAGTTTGACACTTGAGGCAAATAAATTTGACTTTTCTCCAATTTTCTGAAATTCCATGACGCACACATTTTGTAATTTCCATAACAACAAAAGAACCAGTCCGGGCACAGAAGGGATGCCAGCCCATCCTGTCACTGCCGGAGCAGTTGTTACGAAGGATGTACCTCCTTATGCAATTGTGGGGGGAGTCCCTGCTAAAATAATTGGGGAAAGAAACAGGGATTTAAAATACGAATTGAGCGAATATGTACCATTTGTATAGTCTAGATCTAATTTATTGTAATGGTATAAATTTGAAAATGTCCGAATGTGGGATATATTTGTGGAGGAAAAATGCCATTTTATTGCAGTAATCCAAAAATAACCATTATTACACCAAGTTTTAACCAGGGAGAATTTATTGAAGAGACAATATTATCAGTCTTAAATCAGAATTATCCAAATTTGGAGTATATTATCATTGATGGTGGCTCAACCGATTCAAGTGTGGATATTATAAAGAAATATGGAAAAAAACTTGAATACTGGGTTAGTGAACCGGATGGTGGTCAGACTGATGCAATAAAAAAAGGATGTAATATGGCAACAGGAGACATCATTGGTTATCTGAATTCAGATGATCTTTACTACCCAAACTCTTTAATGGAGGTAGCTGATTATTTCAGAAAGAATCCAGACATTGTCATGGTATATGGCGATGCTCTCCACATAAATCGTGAAGGATCTTTGATGTCAGTAATTCATACTGGTCAGATAGATCTTCAAAATTATTTGTCTAATCTGTTTTATATCCCCCAGCCTGCGGTTTTTTTCCGGACTTGTGTCTTTGATGAAATTGGCTATTTTGACATTTCATATCATCTTGCAATGGATAAGGAGTATTGGACACGAATAATGGTTAATTACAAAATTGGTTATCTTCCTAAAATTCTTGCAAAATTGCGTATATATGATGAGGCAAAAAGCAGTTCTGAGAAATATAAGTATCTTGCTGAACACCTTAGAATTCTGGACTGGTTTTTTACTAATATTGGAAATTTTATCCATCAAAAAGATAATCTAAAGCAGATTGAAATAAATAAAGAGGTAATTTATGGTTCAATCTATTTTTCAGGTGGAATGGAGTATTTAAAAATTCGAAATTTTAAACTTGCATTTGGAAATATAGTAAAAGGTCTCTCTTTAAACCCAAGACAGATATTTCTGCTTTCATTATACTGGTCGATTTTTGTCGCAATATTTGGGCAAAATATTTCATCAAAAGTTCAGAAAATCTCTAGATCCTATCGCAATTCTAAAGATCCTTTATTTAATATTGTTGGAGATAAGTGAATGTTATTTTAAGTTGTGGGAAGTAATATTTTTCATTTAATCATTAAGTGTTTCGAGATATGCATTCATGGTTTCTTTTGCACATTTTTCCCAGCTGAATTGTTTTGCTCTCTCAAGACCCTTTAGGGCATAATCATTTCTGTAATTATCATCATTAAGTATCTCAGACATAGCTTCTGCTAATAATGCAGGATTGTTGGGATTGATTTGTAATCCAGCATTTCCTACTACTTCTGGCAGAGAAGATATATTGGATGTAATTACCGGACAGCCGCATGCCATAGCTTCCAATGGGGGCAGACCAAATCCCTCGTATTTAGAAGGATAAACAAAAAGATCTGCACAGTTATAACCTGGATTCCCGCCCACTCATAACGATGTGGGTGGTGTCACCCCCAGGTCCCGGTACAGCTGCTCCTGTTTATCGAGTATCTCACCCACTCTGAGAGATTTTCCTGGTTGTTCAAAACACTCGATGACATCCAGTTTGTCCAACATACCAGGCAATGTGTAATTCCTGAAAAGGTTATGATCCTGCATCTGCTTTTTGAGATAAGATAAGTAGATCAGTGCCACAAACTGCACAAACAGTTTCCCATCAAGGCTCTGTTCTGAAGAAACGAGTGTACGGCGCATATTCAGGCGTTCTTTGAGATTTCCAAAGGCCTTTTCAACCACATCTTTGTTGCGGTAGAGTTCAAGAGCAGTTACTGCATCCATCTTTTCATTAGTAATCAGAGCAAAAAACCCAAAATATCGCTTGGCTTTGATGACATTTTCATCAATAATCTGTGCCTTTGTTCCTCTCTTGGGTGTTGTTTTGGTAATGAAGTACTGCTTGTAAAGTTTAGCGTGTCCTGGAACACGCTCTCCTGACTCCAGTTCCTTTTTTAGTGCGATTAGCTTTCGGTCGAAGTTTTTCTCATCTTCGGCTGCCTGGTCAATATTGTAGAAATAGTGGATGTAAAGACGGCGTGATTCCTGAAGAGTATCTCCTTTGTAAGGACGCTCTTTTGTATAATTCCAGGTGGTCCGGACAGTCTGGTAATACAGTTCGTAATTCTCACTGTAACGTTCAAAGCTCCTAAAAGTGTCATAGACTGCATCAAGTTCTCCATAGACAAATTTCAGAGACATTCTGACACCTGCAAGGAACTTCACGTGATTCTTAAACAGGTTGTTGATATTGACCTCACTGTAAAAGCCCCGGTCAAGAACCAGTTTAACTCTTGAGTGATCAAGAATATCCAGCTCTTCAAGCAGGCGTGTAATGGTCTTTGAATCCGGGATATTACCTGCGAGTTTTCTGTAATAGAAAGGGAGATTGGACTCCTGTCCAAAGACCAGAGCAAGATTCAGCTGTGCCAGTTTGTCGTGCTCCTTGTTGCGACCATACTGTACCTGCCTGAGGGTTTCTGAATAGCTGGACAGAGATGTTGTATCATAAGCCCAGAATTCATTATCCATCCTTCTCTTTCCCTGAAGTCTGAAGAACTGTAGTTTATTTGCCTCGGTAATGCTGGAAAACAGTTCACTACTGCGTTGTGAGGTGATGTCTTTGCCATAAGGATGCTTATGCAGGAGTCCCCACTTCTCAAAACGGTATAGCGGAGTGCTGTCTTCAAGGATTAAATAGTACACAACGG
This window harbors:
- a CDS encoding IS1634 family transposase, yielding MVAIVHQTDKRSGITYAYRSVSYWDKEKKQSRAKRTLIGRVDKETGKIVPTDGRNRKKKEGNPPVKRNTKRVEEAHRSFYGATYLLDAIGEKLGLIQDLKQCFPDTYEQILSVVYYLILEDSTPLYRFEKWGLLHKHPYGKDITSQRSSELFSSITEANKLQFFRLQGKRRMDNEFWAYDTTSLSSYSETLRQVQYGRNKEHDKLAQLNLALVFGQESNLPFYYRKLAGNIPDSKTITRLLEELDILDHSRVKLVLDRGFYSEVNINNLFKNHVKFLAGVRMSLKFVYGELDAVYDTFRSFERYSENYELYYQTVRTTWNYTKERPYKGDTLQESRRLYIHYFYNIDQAAEDEKNFDRKLIALKKELESGERVPGHAKLYKQYFITKTTPKRGTKAQIIDENVIKAKRYFGFFALITNEKMDAVTALELYRNKDVVEKAFGNLKERLNMRRTLVSSEQSLDGKLFVQFVALIYLSYLKKQMQDHNLFRNYTLPGMLDKLDVIECFEQPGKSLRVGEILDKQEQLYRDLGVTPPTSL
- a CDS encoding DUF2070 family protein, whose product is MIILGILTDVASLFGNSEFRFFGTFGFTLPAIMSFVFTKPLVEYFGKKITWNRSALLVLACFIFSIIISFFPVLLIFEGIVPLLFAVSLGFIFGIRLIVLVAIADFRLKKMFPAAVTQSFFGTFVGYFYFGPDFLLLSVTTHILFGICVFLFLWLIERPLKKNFNISALNFINAFIAHNTDGSKALETFFREIGEEVYVPQVSLFFKREDKEDVIFTVPNLHPGPMGEIGGGNLPRILHDSLPGEAFVAHGCATHDFNLVSEDEVSKIADAVKKSALDVEYSEYAGKSMRFECGTVKTLVQTFGDSVLAISTRSPGMTEDLDYPIGLAIMAEGHKRFKNVAFVDAHNCMVDVVTSVLPASFTAYEYIRGALSAFEGCYDCGQDEFSIGVCRMELPFTRADGFGDLGIQTLVVETAGQRTAYVLFDGNNIHQGVREKIRAEVLRYVDECELMTSDSHVVNTMSGKNPVGLRVPPEDIIPYVIDSVKTAVKDLSPATAAASTGWCEGVVVFGSQRISQLASTVNAMLTYVAPLGVAILGVALVFSVIAYLILL
- a CDS encoding glycosyltransferase family 4 protein gives rise to the protein MGGNPGYNCADLFVYPSKYEGFGLPPLEAMACGCPVITSNISSLPEVVGNAGLQINPNNPALLAEAMSEILNDDNYRNDYALKGLERAKQFSWEKCAKETMNAYLETLND
- a CDS encoding glycosyltransferase family 2 protein, translating into MGYICGGKMPFYCSNPKITIITPSFNQGEFIEETILSVLNQNYPNLEYIIIDGGSTDSSVDIIKKYGKKLEYWVSEPDGGQTDAIKKGCNMATGDIIGYLNSDDLYYPNSLMEVADYFRKNPDIVMVYGDALHINREGSLMSVIHTGQIDLQNYLSNLFYIPQPAVFFRTCVFDEIGYFDISYHLAMDKEYWTRIMVNYKIGYLPKILAKLRIYDEAKSSSEKYKYLAEHLRILDWFFTNIGNFIHQKDNLKQIEINKEVIYGSIYFSGGMEYLKIRNFKLAFGNIVKGLSLNPRQIFLLSLYWSIFVAIFGQNISSKVQKISRSYRNSKDPLFNIVGDK
- a CDS encoding type II toxin-antitoxin system HicA family toxin, coding for MPKLPRASGEKHIHALKKDGWKINHIEGSRYILIKDGLNVHLSIPVHSGKTMGPGLLKRIINKAGLTTEEYCKLFNNK
- a CDS encoding type II toxin-antitoxin system HicB family antitoxin, whose amino-acid sequence is MKFNIIIEIDEEGGYIAECPDLPGCITEGDTQDEAIRNLNEAIIGCLKSRLKSAINNIKFIESDEKLNISLDISENTGSSYA
- a CDS encoding Gfo/Idh/MocA family protein, encoding MDVGVIGAGAMGRNHARVYSELKKVDSLYIYDTDEKAAGEVASKNEGIATSSLDELLGKVDAVSLCVPTPYHFDVAKEIFSADVGTDVLIEKPICHNSEAARELISLIPGHGNSDGDDSICGNYYRNSDNDDCSINDTGNLRGPVVGVGHIERFNPIIKEIKEIIRDPLYVEIKRHNPASARVTGSSVVEDLMIHDIDIVLHSLFGQPDRIEAFGTFDVCSLMMQYDSGHNLQSAQVGGMQSMQGIRGGMQGVHEQDDAYTYPLHNTPVYLSASRKSSRKIRTIHIEEEEFTLQGDFMTQELYIYWKPENYQIEAERYYQENIIEKVMVGKIEPLKTELSLFLECSEKRKPFPVTPEEGLGNLLFAEKVNRVIS